The Ptychodera flava strain L36383 chromosome 3, AS_Pfla_20210202, whole genome shotgun sequence region TTGGTTATTTTAACAACGGTGACATGATACATGTTTGTATAACACACCCATTTTAGATGCCAAAAATGAATTCCGTTGCAGCAAAGAATGTGCATACATTGCGACACGTGATGACGTTATGGCTAATATATTTTAAGCTTCGCCATATGTGGGCGCACTTCAAAGCGACCTGGCCATATATACAGTAAAATATATGCATAGTGACATTACGTCAGTGCTCAGAGGTCAGGTATGGTTACCAGAACAATTTGCAGCATATCAACATGAAGACATTTAGATTCACCATTACATTGTTATACATTTCACTTGCTCTCTCAATTATCACCATTTTTTTATCAAGTTGTGGTTTACAGGCCACAAACAAAGcgtaaaacacaaacaaattgtAGTTTTGAGAATGAGAAAAGATATAGCCTGAGAACTTCAATTACACTAAAACCTATCATATTTGCTTTTCATCGAcataaaaacattttataatgTCGATATTACTTAGATTGTACTGATCCTAGAGGGAGCGTTGCTGGAGGGAGCGTTGGTAGTCACTCCTTCATCGCGCTTATCACAAAAGTGAAATCgtaatatgtattttcaccagcGGTACTAGTCCGCTTGCGAGACCGACAGATAATCTGTGTAAAGCCTGCCTCTTCAAGCGCCGACTTCAGAAAGGCTTCATCGAGGAGAATGCCTTCAAAGACCCAGTCACCGAGTCGGTAAAATGACAGGGGTTCACAAAGCTGAACAAACAAACCTCCCGTCTTCAAAAGGCCGGCCATGTTTTTCAGGCATTTCACATATTCTGGTTTGCTTCGGCACGCCACTTCCAAGCAGTAAGCAGACGACATGCAGTCAAACTTTGGCGGGGAAGCATGACCGATAAGCGGATTAGCCAAGCGGACGTCACAGGGAATGATGTCTTTGATGGTCTTACGTAGCAAAGACTCCCGTTCtttaaattcactgaaatacaaAACGAGCGGTAAGTGGTCCAATTCaacagctgaaatttaagaaaagCAGGCAAAGGATAATCTTAATTATTCAAGTTTTAATAGAAATATTAATTTGAAGTTTCATGACATGAGTTACAGTTTAGCCAGATAAAATTGGGAACATAGGGAAACCACTGTTGACTTGGCTTCCAAGGCGAGTAAGAGTTCCAAGGGTTTCGCACTAAGGCATATCAGTAAATACGTAAAATTATGTGATGACGGGTAGACTGGAAAAGGTGAACTTGAGCCAACCGAGCAATAAAATCCAACGATGTTGTGTGGTTATATAATTTCGAATTCAAGTCATGGGAAAGACGGGATTATCTCATCAACCCAGTGATCTTGAAAGGCTGATTAAAAAACTGCGACTTGGAATTTCACTCGAACTTACCTATGACCTTCCAACTGACACACATGTTCAATGATCGACGACCAATCGAAGCTGCCGGGTTCGTTATCAACCCACCGCTTGAGGGCGTTCCTATTTTGCTCACTGTACTCACCAACGACGATCTCCTTAAATTTTGTACACGATGACACGAATGAATAGATGCATGGACCCGTGCCGATGTCGATTAGACGATCACCTGAAACCCCCTCTGAgaagataaaaacaaaacaaaaaccataaaaaaataaaatagcaaACACATTCCAAAGGGTTGTACAAGATATTCGAAAAAAGGACAGAAAAGATTTGTCTTTTAAACGCGTCTCAGATTGTTAAAAAAGTATATAAGACGTATGTCGATATTATCTTTCCCTCACCcctgtgtgtttgtttatttgcatgGGGGGAACACGTCTACTTTTATGAAGAAATACGTATATTATGCATAGCTTTTATGGCAGCTTATGTAcataaattgaaatattatttgCCACGAGAAAATAGTTCCCATCGTAGTTAGATGTGATATGGTCTGAATTATCTAAGAATCGTAAACCTGGACTAGGCTATTTTACTCGATatgcgtacagctatatttgcGTATATGAACGTATATGGAGCACCACACTAGTGGAATATGTGATGTATGTCTTTGTGTAAGGAACAGACATCGCAGTGCAAGAGTACATGAAGTCTTCTTGCAATTGGGTCAGGCTATTTTCATTGACAACAAAAACCTTACCATGGCTGAAAATACTGTGCAGAATCTCGAGGGTCCAGGGAAGAACGCCCTCCTCCTCTTCCACATATCCTTCCACCGAACTGTAGTATCGTTCCAAGTATGCCTTAGGGTTAAAGTGAAGGTTGTAGTTGTTCGTCACGCCTGCCTTTGACTCCATTTGCCCGCAGAATTGTACGAATCTTGAGTCGTGGTGTCTGATCTTTATATGGTAATCGTGGAGAGCTGATCTGGAATATGATCACAAAGAGGGCCCATGAATACACATTATAAACTCATGCTACTTAATCAGGCAGGGTACcgtcttcaaatatttttgtttgtactcAAACTGAACGACAAAACCCAGCACAGTCAACAGCAATTACCATATCCATGACTGACTGAAATTAATTCCCAACCTCTCACCTTTACCTGTACACGCGAGTTTCTGTGAAGCTGCAGGACTCGGTCACATGAGAGCGCGATTCTTTGATGCCTAATGCTTTGATTAAGTTAGGGCTTACAGGGCATGGAGACTGTTTTTTAAGACAGCTGCGACGGTGGCATGACGCATCGCCTAGTCGAAGAAGTTGCACAGTGTTACTAATTTGTCACTCAAGCGATGAAATTTGACAAAGAAGGGCATATCTGTGGGCCTGTTGCTGCCTGTTCTGGTCCGACGGTCTACCCTAGAATGTTCGTAAGCCTTACGAGGCAAACTATAACCCCTCTTTCCACACACCTCCGCCACAGGGGGTTTGAGACTCCTCATTATGTCAGTGTGTCACTCTTAGGGAGCcatcagtaattacagggggtagGCCGGGGAATTCCATGcgcacctgtactgtaaaatgttaccCCCCTAT contains the following coding sequences:
- the LOC139130092 gene encoding nicotinamide N-methyltransferase-like; the encoded protein is MESKAGVTNNYNLHFNPKAYLERYYSSVEGYVEEEEGVLPWTLEILHSIFSHEGVSGDRLIDIGTGPCIYSFVSSCTKFKEIVVGEYSEQNRNALKRWVDNEPGSFDWSSIIEHVCQLEGHSEFKERESLLRKTIKDIIPCDVRLANPLIGHASPPKFDCMSSAYCLEVACRSKPEYVKCLKNMAGLLKTGELVSVPTTVAGTRWQ